One genomic window of Chitinophagaceae bacterium includes the following:
- a CDS encoding TIGR03067 domain-containing protein: MKTSLIILVIVCALSCGVAGDATKSTDQANIQGVWLAQSESVNGIKKNVTYVYVFRKDKVTFIDETGKEMKYSFKLDSADNLKLITIQPVETLTNSTPVSVAYQLGGDSLKIVIAPAGLRPTEISDKNNQELIICKRKGS; the protein is encoded by the coding sequence ATGAAGACCTCCCTCATTATTTTGGTTATTGTTTGTGCTTTGTCATGTGGCGTAGCTGGAGATGCAACAAAATCTACCGACCAGGCAAACATACAAGGAGTCTGGTTGGCCCAATCAGAAAGCGTGAACGGCATCAAAAAGAATGTGACTTACGTGTATGTCTTCAGAAAAGATAAAGTTACCTTCATAGACGAGACCGGAAAGGAGATGAAGTATTCGTTCAAGTTGGACTCCGCCGACAACCTGAAGTTGATTACTATTCAGCCAGTGGAGACGCTTACCAATTCCACGCCTGTCAGCGTTGCTTATCAGTTGGGCGGAGATTCGCTGAAGATTGTAATCGCACCTGCTGGTTTGCGACCCACAGAAATATCAGACAAAAACAATCAGGAGCTAATTATCTGCAAGCGAAAGGGTTCATGA
- the metG gene encoding methionine--tRNA ligase, with protein sequence MKNTPKRYTVTAALPYANGGIHLGHLAGAYIPSDIYVRYRRLRNDDVIFVCGSDEHGVPITLGARKEGITPQQFVDKYHQLMKTSFEQFGISFDIYSRTSNIVHHETAQEFFLNLYKKNDFIEETSLQFYDEQEKTFLADRYIQGTCPNCGYEKAYGDQCERCGTSLSPKDLINPVSALSGKSPILKETKHWFLPLQNYEGWLREWILEGHKEDWKANVYGQCKSWLDQGLQPRAMTRDLEWGVKVPLPDSEGKVMYVWFDAPIGYISATKEYFINRKPEIKNLENVKSASWEDYWKSPDSKLIHFIGKDNIVFHCIIFPAILHAHGEYIVPDNVPANEFLNLEGDKLSTSRNWAVWLHDYLIDFPGKQDELRYVLTSILPEAKDSDFSWKDYQARINNELVAILGNFVNRTLVLTRNYFESKVPPRHELNALDNDCLEQLRSIPQKIADNIEAYRFRDALSELMNLARTGNKYLADNEPWKVINTDRQRVETILNLSLEITAALAILCQPFIPATSEKILKMLQLDNVKWDDAIGKQLMKPGHQLGEASLLFKKIEDEEITMQLDKLQATKQVVVTTTTSDNQSSPEPTVEKSTITYDDFAKLELRVGTIEAAEKVKKADKLLQLKINLGNEVRTIVSGIAEHYAPENIIGQQVCVVANLAPRKIKGIESKGMILMAEDENGNLKFVMPSEKISDGSSVS encoded by the coding sequence ATGAAAAACACACCCAAACGATATACAGTAACCGCTGCATTGCCTTATGCAAATGGCGGTATTCATTTAGGCCATCTCGCCGGTGCTTACATTCCTTCAGATATTTATGTCCGGTACAGAAGGTTGAGAAACGATGATGTAATATTTGTTTGCGGTTCTGATGAACATGGTGTTCCTATCACATTAGGTGCGCGTAAAGAGGGTATCACGCCACAACAGTTCGTTGATAAATATCATCAACTGATGAAAACCAGCTTTGAACAATTCGGGATTTCCTTCGATATCTATTCCCGTACTTCCAACATTGTTCACCACGAAACAGCACAGGAATTCTTTCTGAACCTGTATAAGAAGAATGATTTTATTGAAGAAACCTCTTTGCAGTTTTATGACGAACAGGAAAAAACATTTTTAGCAGATCGTTACATTCAGGGCACTTGTCCGAACTGCGGTTATGAAAAAGCTTATGGTGATCAATGCGAACGCTGCGGCACTTCTCTTTCTCCCAAAGATCTGATCAATCCTGTGTCTGCGCTAAGTGGAAAATCACCCATACTAAAGGAAACCAAACACTGGTTCCTGCCCTTGCAAAATTATGAAGGATGGTTGCGTGAATGGATTTTGGAAGGTCACAAAGAAGACTGGAAAGCAAATGTGTACGGCCAGTGCAAATCATGGCTCGATCAAGGCTTGCAGCCACGTGCCATGACGAGAGATCTGGAATGGGGCGTGAAAGTGCCGTTGCCTGACTCGGAAGGTAAAGTAATGTATGTTTGGTTTGATGCACCGATTGGATACATTTCCGCGACGAAAGAATATTTTATAAACAGGAAGCCGGAAATCAAGAACCTGGAAAATGTAAAGTCTGCTTCCTGGGAAGATTACTGGAAAAGTCCTGATTCAAAACTCATTCACTTCATCGGCAAAGACAACATTGTTTTTCACTGCATCATTTTTCCAGCTATTCTGCATGCGCATGGCGAATACATTGTTCCTGATAATGTACCTGCAAATGAATTCCTGAATCTTGAAGGAGATAAACTTTCGACTTCACGCAACTGGGCAGTCTGGCTGCATGATTATTTAATTGACTTTCCTGGTAAGCAGGATGAACTGCGCTATGTACTCACTTCCATCTTACCCGAAGCAAAAGACAGTGATTTTTCCTGGAAAGATTACCAGGCACGCATCAACAATGAACTCGTCGCGATACTTGGAAATTTTGTAAACCGCACATTGGTTCTTACCAGGAATTATTTCGAAAGCAAGGTTCCGCCACGACATGAATTGAATGCACTTGACAACGATTGCCTGGAACAATTAAGAAGTATTCCACAGAAAATTGCAGACAATATTGAAGCATATCGTTTTCGTGATGCCTTGAGCGAATTAATGAATCTCGCCCGCACCGGCAATAAATATCTTGCAGACAATGAACCCTGGAAAGTAATCAATACCGACAGGCAACGCGTGGAAACCATCCTCAATCTATCATTGGAAATTACAGCAGCTCTTGCCATTTTATGCCAGCCGTTTATTCCCGCCACTTCAGAAAAAATATTAAAGATGCTGCAGCTTGATAATGTGAAGTGGGATGATGCGATCGGAAAACAATTGATGAAACCCGGACATCAATTGGGTGAAGCCTCTCTTTTATTTAAGAAAATTGAAGACGAAGAAATTACAATGCAACTTGATAAACTGCAGGCAACAAAACAAGTGGTTGTCACTACAACTACATCAGATAATCAATCAAGTCCGGAACCAACCGTTGAAAAATCCACCATCACTTACGACGACTTTGCAAAACTCGAATTAAGAGTGGGTACTATTGAAGCTGCGGAAAAAGTAAAGAAAGCAGACAAACTCCTTCAATTGAAAATCAATCTTGGGAATGAAGTTCGCACCATCGTATCCGGAATTGCAGAACATTATGCACCGGAAAATATCATTGGTCAGCAGGTTTGTGTGGTGGCCAATCTTGCACCGAGAAAAATCAAAGGCATCGAATCCAAAGGCATGATCCTGATGGCGGAAGATGAAAACGGCAATCTGAAATTTGTGATGCCTTCGGAAAAGATTTCGGATGGGAGCTCAGTATCCTGA
- a CDS encoding LD-carboxypeptidase — protein sequence MKKPVALRPGDKIGIVSTARKISLSEIQSCINTLTNWKLEAVIGNTIGAEDFQFAGADDIRTADLQSMLDDESIKAILFARGGYGTLRIIDAIDWRKFLKQPKWLCGFSDITVIHSHLHTIYNLPSVHSIMGINFSTATDESVTSLQTVLFGKRSRYTFSSHDLNRPGKCSGILCGGNLSILYALNGSVSDLETTGKILFIEDIDEQLYHVDRMMINLKRSGKLESLAGLLVGHLSDMKNKDEKNPFGKSAYEIIAEHVAEYDYPVCYGFPSGHEADNRTLVMGRSWEMEAATECVIKMQEVPSIVNS from the coding sequence ATGAAAAAACCTGTAGCCTTACGACCCGGAGATAAAATTGGCATTGTATCCACTGCAAGAAAAATTTCCCTTTCGGAAATTCAATCCTGCATTAATACTTTAACTAATTGGAAACTGGAAGCAGTGATTGGGAATACCATTGGAGCTGAAGATTTTCAATTCGCAGGAGCGGATGACATTCGTACTGCTGATTTGCAAAGTATGCTGGACGATGAATCAATAAAGGCCATCCTTTTTGCAAGAGGAGGCTATGGAACGCTTCGAATTATTGATGCGATTGACTGGCGCAAATTTCTGAAGCAACCTAAATGGCTTTGTGGTTTCAGCGACATTACGGTGATACATTCACATCTGCATACTATTTACAATTTGCCTTCTGTTCATTCTATTATGGGAATTAATTTTTCCACTGCAACGGATGAATCTGTTACCTCATTACAAACTGTTTTATTTGGAAAAAGGTCCAGGTACACTTTCAGTTCCCATGATTTAAACAGGCCGGGAAAGTGCAGTGGTATTCTTTGCGGAGGGAATCTTTCCATCTTGTATGCATTGAATGGTTCCGTTTCTGATCTTGAAACAACAGGAAAAATTTTATTCATTGAAGATATTGATGAGCAGCTCTATCATGTAGACCGCATGATGATCAACCTGAAACGGAGTGGCAAACTGGAATCATTGGCTGGCTTGTTAGTCGGTCATCTTTCAGACATGAAGAATAAGGATGAAAAAAATCCATTTGGAAAATCAGCGTATGAAATCATTGCGGAGCATGTGGCAGAATACGATTATCCGGTTTGCTATGGATTTCCTTCCGGGCACGAAGCGGATAACCGAACGTTGGTAATGGGCAGAAGTTGGGAAATGGAAGCTGCGACAGAATGTGTAATAAAAATGCAGGAGGTTCCCAGCATTGTGAATTCCTGA
- a CDS encoding DUF5103 domain-containing protein, whose product MRKNIFFKSSLITTFLLSLCCVHAFAQDDITVYQDQVYVPNIKTVQLYLDPILLSDPVIPLNGSSQLHLEFDDLNGDKRNYYYTIVHCNFDWTKSELNEFDYIDGFREQDINTFEFSFTTLQTYTHYEVLFPNENMKLTKSGNYILKVYADNDPDRPIITRRFVVFSSKAEVITNVHPPYDPKFSTRYQEVDFTIRYNGLTISNPITDVRVLLMQNFRWDNAIAHLQPLFMKPYQLDYTYDLKNAFPAGKEFRYFDSRSIRYRTDHVRELNFDNRQTEVILFPDESRAEETYSVHSDINGKFIPGIIEGFNQNAEPDYTWVLFSLPFDYPLQNMDLFITGKLTDWKLSDEFKMHYDAKLHAYQGKAYLKQGYYEYEYLTLDKETGIASNDMMEGNSYETENTYQILVYFRSFGSRYDEVIGYKVTDSFNRNK is encoded by the coding sequence ATGCGTAAAAATATTTTTTTCAAATCATCATTAATCACAACTTTCCTGTTGAGTTTGTGCTGCGTGCATGCATTTGCACAGGATGACATCACTGTTTACCAGGACCAGGTGTATGTTCCCAATATAAAGACGGTGCAACTCTACCTGGATCCGATCCTGCTAAGTGATCCGGTAATTCCATTGAATGGTTCATCACAACTGCACCTTGAATTTGATGACCTGAACGGCGACAAAAGAAATTATTATTACACCATTGTGCATTGCAACTTCGACTGGACCAAATCTGAGTTGAATGAATTTGATTACATCGACGGTTTCCGGGAACAGGACATCAACACCTTTGAATTTTCATTTACCACGTTGCAAACCTACACACACTATGAAGTATTATTTCCAAATGAAAACATGAAACTCACCAAATCAGGAAATTACATTCTTAAAGTATATGCTGATAACGATCCCGATCGCCCTATCATCACGCGACGGTTTGTTGTGTTCTCCAGCAAAGCGGAAGTTATTACAAACGTTCATCCACCCTACGATCCAAAATTCAGTACCCGTTATCAGGAAGTTGATTTCACTATCCGCTACAACGGCTTAACCATTTCAAATCCAATAACAGACGTAAGGGTTTTACTCATGCAGAATTTCCGGTGGGACAATGCGATTGCGCATCTGCAACCGCTTTTTATGAAACCTTATCAACTCGATTATACCTATGATCTTAAAAATGCTTTCCCGGCAGGAAAAGAATTTCGCTATTTCGATTCACGCAGTATTCGTTACCGCACTGATCATGTACGTGAATTAAACTTTGATAACCGGCAAACTGAAGTGATTTTGTTTCCGGATGAATCACGGGCAGAGGAGACTTACTCCGTACATTCTGATATCAACGGAAAATTTATTCCCGGAATTATTGAAGGATTTAATCAGAATGCGGAACCTGATTATACCTGGGTGCTTTTTTCCCTCCCATTTGATTACCCTTTGCAAAATATGGATCTGTTTATAACGGGTAAATTGACTGATTGGAAATTATCTGATGAGTTTAAGATGCATTACGACGCTAAGCTGCATGCCTACCAGGGGAAAGCATATTTGAAGCAAGGCTACTATGAGTATGAATATTTAACCCTGGATAAGGAAACAGGCATCGCCTCCAACGACATGATGGAAGGAAACTCTTATGAAACTGAAAACACGTACCAGATTCTTGTTTACTTCCGCTCATTCGGCAGTCGCTACGATGAGGTGATTGGTTATAAAGTGACAGATTCTTTTAACAGGAACAAGTAG
- a CDS encoding TonB-dependent receptor, producing MFNLVFFSIDVVAQNVSITGRVIDSKGAPISYATVVLEGTQYGSNSEDDGTYSINEVAPGNYTLKASYVGFVDFRQSVEVADVALMINIKLDADYKTLNEVVVVGYGTEKRSNISGAVSIVDVEGLAKLPVGNVDQALQGKVSGVRITQSTGQPGEGVAVRIRGVGTINDNNPLFIIDGIPSKDGINFLSANDIESITVLKDAASAAIYGARAANGVVVVTTKSGKKGDAKVTYSGYAGFQTHGDLPEMTNTAEYVQLFNEAVANDNLDISNAALKRKPIPEGLDMADTDWLNEIFQNGMIQSHELSVSGGTDKTLYYVAADYFKQEGIILNSSYERFSTNAKLNIALNNKLTVGNNINISYSNRNIVGSSGDGYGGNGGSVVRYALFRTPAIPVFNEDGSYTDLPQYPEFFGDGYNPVALAVYSDNTENQYRTFGDVFLEYKILKDLTFKSDAGMDLIITDARRFDRNYGTNGRINSPNRLTVSTANNINLIWNNTLRYNKVFNTVHNISATLGTEAISNNNTIHGGTDHDFPEQLDNLIYLGNGSDINSQTAFSAQQQWRLFSLFGNVNYSYDDRYLLSGTVRRDGSSRFSADNRYGTFFSGSAGWNMHNEKWLKDKMPSVSKLRLRASFGELGNQDIGNYPWASVIGQGYNYVFGATPVSNSGYTVSTRGNENVKWESSTQTDFGIDFGILQDKFTFTVDYFIKITSDMLIPVPLPLIGGSASTPYANAGKVQNKGFEFELNYQNNEGKLKYELNGNLATLQNKVLELADGAPIPGGRIDNGIYATLTTVGEPIGSFYMYEMEGIFQNNADIFGHAYQGTYIRPGDVKFKDQNKDGVIDENDRTFLGSAIPKFIYGFTANLQYANFDFSVFFQGSYGNKIYLQVNQDIEGFYRAFNLTQNVYDNHWTGEGTSDTEPRVSWLGSTNNKTPSSRFLQDASYLRLKNLQIGYNIPKQALDKIHMKGIRIYVTGENLLTFTQFKGLDPEMHTSDNLNSETYGGDLAAGIDWGTYPSARSYIAGINVTF from the coding sequence GTGTTTAATCTGGTTTTCTTTTCCATAGATGTAGTGGCCCAAAATGTTTCCATTACCGGAAGAGTAATTGATAGCAAAGGCGCACCCATCTCTTATGCCACTGTAGTTTTAGAAGGCACTCAATATGGTTCTAATAGTGAAGATGATGGCACCTATTCCATTAATGAGGTGGCTCCGGGAAATTATACTTTAAAAGCTTCATATGTAGGCTTTGTTGATTTCAGGCAATCAGTTGAAGTTGCTGATGTCGCATTGATGATTAACATTAAGCTGGATGCTGATTATAAAACTTTGAATGAAGTAGTGGTGGTTGGGTATGGCACGGAAAAGCGTTCTAATATTTCCGGTGCAGTTTCCATTGTAGATGTAGAAGGACTTGCAAAGCTGCCTGTTGGAAATGTTGATCAGGCGTTGCAGGGAAAAGTTTCCGGCGTCCGTATCACACAATCAACCGGGCAACCGGGCGAAGGTGTAGCAGTAAGGATACGTGGTGTTGGCACCATCAACGATAACAATCCCCTTTTCATCATTGATGGTATTCCATCAAAAGACGGTATCAATTTTCTATCAGCGAATGATATTGAATCCATCACTGTTTTAAAAGATGCCGCGTCAGCGGCCATTTACGGGGCCCGAGCTGCAAATGGTGTGGTAGTAGTTACCACTAAGAGTGGAAAAAAGGGTGATGCAAAAGTGACCTATTCAGGATATGCAGGTTTTCAAACGCACGGTGATCTGCCTGAGATGACGAATACTGCGGAGTATGTACAACTTTTTAATGAAGCAGTGGCCAATGATAACCTCGATATTTCCAACGCTGCATTAAAGCGCAAGCCAATTCCTGAAGGTCTGGACATGGCAGATACAGATTGGCTGAATGAAATTTTTCAGAATGGAATGATTCAGAGTCATGAGCTTTCTGTTTCCGGCGGAACAGATAAAACACTTTATTATGTAGCAGCAGATTATTTTAAACAGGAAGGGATCATTTTGAATTCCTCCTACGAACGTTTTTCTACCAATGCAAAACTCAATATTGCGCTCAACAATAAATTGACCGTCGGCAATAACATCAACATTTCATATAGCAACAGGAACATTGTAGGCAGCTCAGGTGATGGATATGGAGGAAATGGGGGAAGTGTAGTTCGCTATGCCTTGTTTCGCACACCTGCCATTCCTGTATTTAATGAAGACGGCAGCTATACTGATCTTCCACAGTATCCTGAATTTTTCGGAGATGGATATAACCCGGTTGCCCTGGCTGTTTATTCAGATAATACAGAAAATCAATACAGGACTTTCGGCGATGTATTTCTGGAATACAAGATCTTGAAAGACCTCACTTTCAAGTCTGATGCGGGAATGGATTTAATTATTACGGATGCGCGTCGCTTCGACAGAAATTACGGAACAAATGGACGAATCAACAGCCCAAACAGACTTACCGTCAGCACAGCCAATAACATAAACCTCATCTGGAACAATACATTGCGTTACAATAAAGTCTTTAACACGGTGCACAATATCTCTGCTACGCTTGGTACCGAAGCCATTAGCAATAACAATACGATTCACGGAGGCACTGATCATGATTTTCCGGAGCAGCTTGACAACCTGATTTACCTGGGTAATGGAAGCGATATAAATTCTCAGACCGCTTTTTCAGCGCAACAACAATGGCGCCTTTTCTCGCTTTTCGGAAATGTAAATTATTCTTATGATGACCGATACCTGTTATCAGGCACTGTTCGGCGCGATGGTTCCTCCAGGTTTTCAGCTGACAACAGGTACGGTACCTTCTTTTCCGGATCTGCAGGATGGAACATGCACAATGAAAAGTGGCTCAAGGATAAAATGCCTTCTGTTTCAAAGTTACGGTTAAGAGCAAGCTTTGGTGAACTAGGCAATCAGGATATCGGAAATTATCCGTGGGCTTCCGTGATCGGACAAGGTTATAACTATGTGTTCGGAGCAACACCGGTCAGCAACTCCGGTTATACTGTTTCTACGCGTGGCAATGAAAATGTGAAGTGGGAATCCTCCACGCAAACTGATTTTGGAATTGACTTTGGAATACTGCAGGATAAGTTCACTTTCACGGTAGATTATTTTATAAAGATAACATCTGACATGCTGATTCCTGTGCCTTTGCCGTTGATTGGCGGAAGTGCTTCTACTCCCTATGCCAATGCGGGAAAGGTGCAAAACAAAGGATTTGAGTTTGAGCTGAATTATCAAAACAATGAAGGAAAGCTGAAGTATGAATTAAACGGAAATCTGGCAACCTTGCAAAATAAAGTGCTTGAGCTGGCTGATGGCGCTCCGATTCCCGGTGGAAGAATTGATAATGGAATTTATGCCACCCTCACAACAGTAGGTGAACCCATTGGGTCATTTTATATGTATGAAATGGAAGGCATCTTTCAAAACAATGCGGATATTTTTGGACATGCTTACCAGGGAACTTATATCCGTCCCGGTGATGTGAAATTTAAAGATCAGAACAAAGATGGTGTGATTGATGAAAATGACAGAACATTTTTAGGCAGCGCCATACCCAAATTTATTTATGGTTTCACGGCTAACCTGCAGTATGCAAATTTTGATTTCTCTGTTTTCTTCCAGGGTTCTTATGGCAATAAAATATACCTTCAGGTGAACCAGGACATTGAAGGATTCTACCGTGCATTTAACCTGACGCAAAATGTATATGACAACCACTGGACAGGAGAAGGTACCAGCGATACGGAGCCACGTGTTTCCTGGCTGGGATCAACCAATAATAAAACACCATCCAGCAGATTTTTGCAGGATGCGTCTTACCTGCGTTTGAAAAATTTGCAAATCGGTTACAATATTCCTAAACAGGCACTTGATAAAATTCATATGAAAGGAATCAGAATTTATGTGACTGGTGAAAACCTTTTGACATTTACCCAATTCAAAGGGCTTGATCCGGAAATGCATACGAGTGATAATCTTAATTCAGAAACATACGGAGGTGATTTAGCTGCAGGAATCGATTGGGGAACATACCCCAGTGCCCGCAGCTACATTGCCGGCATCAATGTTACTTTCTGA
- a CDS encoding RagB/SusD family nutrient uptake outer membrane protein, with amino-acid sequence MKKCFVKSALIAFVFLSVTGCKKFLTTEVLGVYPESEFYTTQEQAVLAINAAYQLLSFPAGFQGTNAQNRIWVFGDVASDDAAKGGIAGDQADIGLIDDFNITAINGNLENEWERLYEGITRANIVLDKIPAIEMDEALKARILAEAKFLRAYYYFTLVNIFGDVPVILEPLGAEELQIPQSPVQTIFETVIEQDLLDAAPNLPLSYSGVDVGRVTQGAANALLAKAYLFQSKWDLAATKAEEVIGSQQYQLMFQYAQNFSADYKNNIESVFEVQHLNAQDPFTGNVLNQWFAPAVEGGYFFNAPTQDFVDEFEKTTEGIPDPRLDYTVGRDSMPWYNGEIFSKDWSPTGYLTRKHQQPFSEIPINLKGDGSINYIAIRYADVLLWDAEALNESGRTAEALIPLNEVRKRARESYLYDNLLPGFGNIPAGLLPDVAAGSKESVRAAIQHERRVELGCEFHRYFDVIRYGESYATQAFADKPFFNYQTNKYFPIPQSERDRNHALY; translated from the coding sequence ATGAAGAAGTGCTTTGTAAAAAGTGCGCTAATTGCTTTTGTCTTTCTATCAGTTACAGGATGCAAGAAATTTCTGACTACGGAAGTGTTAGGAGTGTACCCCGAATCTGAATTTTATACTACACAGGAACAAGCAGTATTGGCGATTAATGCTGCATATCAGTTGCTTTCTTTTCCGGCAGGCTTCCAGGGAACCAATGCACAAAACAGAATTTGGGTGTTTGGAGATGTGGCATCTGATGATGCGGCGAAGGGAGGCATTGCCGGCGATCAGGCGGATATCGGACTCATTGATGACTTCAACATTACCGCAATCAACGGCAATCTGGAAAATGAATGGGAAAGATTGTATGAAGGTATCACACGGGCCAACATCGTGCTTGATAAGATTCCTGCAATAGAAATGGATGAAGCATTGAAAGCAAGAATACTTGCGGAAGCAAAATTTCTACGCGCCTACTATTATTTCACACTGGTCAATATTTTTGGTGATGTGCCTGTTATACTTGAACCATTAGGTGCGGAAGAGTTACAAATACCGCAATCACCTGTTCAAACGATTTTTGAAACAGTAATAGAGCAGGACTTACTTGATGCTGCACCAAACCTGCCCCTCAGTTATTCAGGTGTGGATGTTGGACGCGTAACACAAGGCGCGGCCAATGCATTGCTGGCCAAAGCTTATCTATTTCAATCCAAATGGGATCTTGCTGCCACCAAAGCCGAAGAAGTAATTGGGAGTCAGCAATATCAGCTTATGTTTCAGTATGCTCAGAATTTCAGTGCTGATTACAAAAACAACATCGAATCTGTTTTTGAAGTGCAGCATTTAAATGCACAGGATCCTTTTACGGGCAATGTTTTGAACCAATGGTTTGCACCCGCGGTGGAAGGCGGTTATTTCTTTAATGCACCCACACAGGATTTTGTAGATGAGTTTGAAAAAACTACAGAAGGAATTCCTGATCCGCGATTAGATTATACAGTGGGCCGCGACAGCATGCCTTGGTACAATGGCGAAATATTTAGCAAAGACTGGTCGCCTACAGGCTATCTTACCAGGAAACATCAACAACCTTTTTCAGAAATACCTATCAACCTTAAAGGTGACGGCAGCATCAATTATATCGCCATTCGTTATGCCGATGTTTTATTATGGGATGCAGAAGCACTGAATGAATCCGGAAGGACTGCGGAAGCATTGATACCACTTAATGAAGTCAGAAAGCGGGCCCGCGAAAGTTACCTCTATGATAATCTGTTGCCAGGCTTTGGAAATATTCCGGCAGGACTTTTGCCTGACGTCGCCGCCGGAAGTAAAGAATCTGTGCGTGCGGCCATCCAACATGAACGAAGGGTAGAACTGGGTTGTGAGTTTCATCGCTATTTCGACGTTATCCGTTACGGTGAATCGTATGCAACACAAGCTTTTGCTGACAAGCCTTTTTTTAATTATCAGACCAATAAATATTTTCCCATTCCACAAAGCGAGAGAGACAGAAATCACGCTTTGTATTAA
- a CDS encoding LamG domain-containing protein, whose translation MRPSMKPFKLIATTLFFSMLLAVVFTSCKKDDPAVVTDKTCLNANITEADALYNSTVEGTKPGQYVVGSKTAFGTVIDAAKGVQADANATQEAITNACAQLEAGIATYQSNLITEISPDNLIGFWKFNGNPNDSSGHGNNGTVKTGHVYYGAGTPSLTTDRFGRANMCYHFDGGGNIEVPYTSALNPPQMSISLWCNKSGVARLINPDTYTLTALNRWNGYKLQYQSANKIFMTVKAVNGVDTAYYDRDDEVAVLDNDVWYHVVVTFGGGNMNFYINGDLVKSWTNTPGNAIGLGTPINFTIGQDLPTDKYETVDGDFQVAWGGFFTGNIDDVMFYNITLDGPQVTTIYNNQKTL comes from the coding sequence ATGAGACCATCAATGAAACCTTTTAAATTAATTGCGACCACATTATTTTTCAGCATGTTACTGGCAGTCGTCTTCACTTCCTGCAAAAAGGATGATCCTGCAGTAGTTACCGACAAGACATGTCTTAATGCGAATATTACAGAAGCAGACGCTTTGTACAATTCAACTGTAGAAGGTACAAAACCCGGACAGTATGTAGTTGGATCAAAAACAGCTTTCGGAACGGTGATTGATGCGGCAAAAGGAGTTCAGGCAGATGCAAACGCAACACAGGAAGCTATTACCAATGCATGCGCACAGTTGGAGGCAGGAATTGCTACGTACCAATCGAATCTGATTACCGAAATTTCACCTGACAACCTCATCGGTTTCTGGAAATTCAATGGCAATCCGAACGATTCTTCGGGACATGGCAACAACGGAACCGTTAAAACCGGTCACGTTTATTATGGTGCAGGAACACCTTCTCTTACCACAGATCGTTTCGGTCGCGCAAATATGTGTTACCATTTTGACGGTGGCGGAAACATTGAAGTGCCTTACACTTCCGCGCTTAATCCACCACAAATGTCTATCAGCTTATGGTGTAACAAATCAGGCGTTGCAAGACTTATCAATCCTGACACTTATACGCTGACGGCTTTAAACCGCTGGAACGGCTATAAACTTCAATATCAAAGCGCTAACAAAATATTCATGACTGTGAAGGCCGTGAATGGTGTTGATACAGCATACTATGATCGTGATGATGAAGTAGCAGTTTTAGACAATGATGTTTGGTACCATGTTGTAGTAACCTTTGGTGGCGGCAATATGAATTTCTACATCAATGGCGACCTTGTTAAATCATGGACCAATACTCCCGGAAACGCTATCGGACTTGGTACACCAATAAATTTCACCATAGGACAGGATTTGCCGACAGACAAATACGAAACTGTTGACGGAGACTTCCAGGTTGCATGGGGTGGATTCTTTACCGGAAACATTGATGATGTGATGTTCTACAACATCACATTGGATGGCCCTCAGGTAACTACTATTTACAACAATCAAAAGACGTTGTAA